The Bactrocera dorsalis isolate Fly_Bdor chromosome 3, ASM2337382v1, whole genome shotgun sequence genomic interval TGTTGCTCGCGCGCTATTTGCTCCTTCAATTGCAAATCGTTTTGCTGTTTCTTCTCCTgcttttgcaacattttcaattcACGCAACTCTTGCTTGCGGAACACATGATCATCGTATAGTCTGCCGGACTCCTCGTCACCGTATATAACACGACTTGTGGTGGTCGTCACCTGTACACCATCGATTTCGAATTTTCGCGTACGTTTTCGTGTCTTCTTACGTAAATTACGTAATTCGATTTCCTCTTTAGTCGGCCCAGTGGGTGCTATCTTCGGCGCACCCTGTTTCCGTCGTATGACAACTTCCTCATCTTCGGGTATCTTCGTGCCCATTATGGGTGTCTCCGCCTCATTACGACTATCATGACTAGTTGTGGTGCCGATACTCTCAACGTCACTCTGATCAACCGTTGCAATATTCAAACCGACAGCGCGTCTTACCACACCGCCACTCGAACGCAACGAACCGCTATCGCTTAATGTACGCGAATCCATAGAACCGACGCTATTATCCGGTGACGGTCGTTTGCCGACACCAATGTCTTGTGGCGTATTAcgatttataataatatttacatctTCGGTCGATGTGCCTGCGATAATTTGACCGTTTtggtgattgttgttgttgtgattctTTATGAATGGTCGTTGATTGTTCagattgttgttgtcattgctgAGTGTCGTATCATATTGATCGGTACTTAGATGACTACTATCCTTGACTTTGATCTCATCGCCAACAGTCACAACAGACACGTGACTCGTGTCCATTAGATGTTCGCTGTGTTCGTGACTGCCGGTGGCTGTATTGTACGCCGAATCATCATCCACATAAGATGGGCTAACTATGAGCACCTCACTCTCGTCTAATTTGCGCGCACGCGAACCTTTACCGTGTATGGACTGATTACTTTCGGCGTTCATGTCAACCTTGTCCGTCTCCTCGGCGTTCTCCTCGCAAACGGCCACTATCATGGATGACTGGCGGGGTGATAGCGGTGAATCGCCCAGACTGTCATCGAAGGAAGTGAAATCATCATCAGTTGAAGATTCGGGCACATGTGTGCTCTTATTCAAATCATTCGAAACAATGATCACTTCACTTTGCGGCACTGCACCAGTGGCAACAGCCGGCACTGAATTGTCAATTATGACCGGTGGATGCGTGCTGGTCACAACTCTTATCTGACTGACGCCAGCTTCCAAGCTATTGGGATGaactatattttgttgttgctgttgttgttgtgcctgATTGTTAAATGCACGAGTTGGCGTGCTGGTTGGCGACGCCTCGCTATTTATGGTGATAAGCGAAGTGCTGGAGCTGAGCGTAGCACCGCTCTTTACCGACGACGACGAAGCGGAATTCACCGAAACCGCTGCCGAAGATGTGGTCGGCGATGGTGGTGCTGGCACGTGCGCTTGCTCTTGTGCAGCTTGTGCGGCAAGCGTTGTTTGTACATCGATTTCCACATTTTTGGTCAGCTCGATGGGCACCGTTATCGGCGCTAGCGGTGCTGGTGTACGTTCTTCGTTGCTGCGCTTTTCCACCTCAGCGCGTGCATTTGCAGTTGCCGATGCGGGTATAGGTGCTTCGATCGGCTTGGTGATtacagcagcagcggcagtagACGGTGGTGGTGGCGCTTTACCCTTCTCCTTTTTGGTGATCTGTTTGTTGAAAAGcgaaaagataataaagaaacgattttttatttACGAAATGTGTGCATTCATTACTCACCTTCCTATCGGCGTCAACGCCTCTCTCAGGAAGACTATCAGCAGCTTCGTTGGCAGCGTTGGTAGCAACTGCTTGCTTACTGACCACTCCAGCTGTTGAAAGCGTCTTATTACTCGTGTCATTATCTTTGGGCGCATTATTAACGCTAAATATTGGTTCATCCTCTTTGGCCCCCTTAGAAGATggtgttatattattttcaagagTTTTTTGCAAAACAGGTGAAGCATTCTCTGCAGCTCCGCCTTGTTGTTGTGATAGTTTACTTTGTGGTAtactatttgtttgatttggTTCTTTAGAGTCCATAGATACTGATGTTGGGGTACCTGGAACTAAATAAATCGTATCATATGGCTAGGCTTGGCACAACAAcgaatgcgtgtgtgtgtatgtgtgagtgaaaGTGTATGGCAAGTTGATGCTTACGTTTGTCAATATCTTGGCTCTGCAAAGAGGCAGAGTCATCGTCCAGGTCGAGCCGGAGCGCCGAGTTGCGGGGTTCCTATGTTGtaggaaaattatttattttgaaatacgCAATGTTTATAAGTTAATGGCACTTTCGCAGATATT includes:
- the LOC105226838 gene encoding serine/threonine-protein kinase 10 isoform X6, producing MSFINNLKKVFHLGGGEAKKKRLYNNIKMDTDPAEFWEMVGELGDGAFGKVYKAQHKEQKRFAAAKLCTLEDEENLSDHMVEIDILSEIKHPNIVELYEAFSIEDKLWMLIEYCDGGALDSIMVELEKPLTEPQIAYVCRHMTEGLNFLHNNKVIHRDLKAGNVLLTMEGGVKLADFGVSAKNKHTLQKHDTFIGTPYWMAPELVLCETFRDNPYDLKVDIWSLGITLIELAQMEPPNSEMSPMRVLLKIQKSDPPTLDQPSKWSKEFVDFLKKALVKDPQQRPPTDILLQHKFINCELDAKPIKDLLLEYKAEVVEEVVDDDAEEPRNSALRLDLDDDSASLQSQDIDKLPGTPTSVSMDSKEPNQTNSIPQSKLSQQQGGAAENASPVLQKTLENNITPSSKGAKEDEPIFSVNNAPKDNDTSNKTLSTAGVVSKQAVATNAANEAADSLPERGVDADRKITKKEKGKAPPPPSTAAAAVITKPIEAPIPASATANARAEVEKRSNEERTPAPLAPITVPIELTKNVEIDVQTTLAAQAAQEQAHVPAPPSPTTSSAAVSVNSASSSSVKSGATLSSSTSLITINSEASPTSTPTRAFNNQAQQQQQQQNIVHPNSLEAGVSQIRVVTSTHPPVIIDNSVPAVATGAVPQSEVIIVSNDLNKSTHVPESSTDDDFTSFDDSLGDSPLSPRQSSMIVAVCEENAEETDKVDMNAESNQSIHGKGSRARKLDESEVLIVSPSYVDDDSAYNTATGSHEHSEHLMDTSHVSVVTVGDEIKVKDSSHLSTDQYDTTLSNDNNNLNNQRPFIKNHNNNNHQNGQIIAGTSTEDVNIIINRNTPQDIGVGKRPSPDNSVGSMDSRTLSDSGSLRSSGGVVRRAVGLNIATVDQSDVESIGTTTSHDSRNEAETPIMGTKIPEDEEVVIRRKQGAPKIAPTGPTKEEIELRNLRKKTRKRTRKFEIDGVQVTTTTSRVIYGDEESGRLYDDHVFRKQELRELKMLQKQEKKQQNDLQLKEQIAREQQDRRFEQERISLEKTYEADMDTLARQQKQLIERTEQAQESELRSSSKRIRSDQEQELKIFRENLKQEIRLLKQEVDLLPKDKRKDEFKQRRSAMELDHEEKERAFLDSLKERHELLLRRLSEKHRDHLATINRNFLQQKQNAMRTREALLWELEEKQLHERHQLSKRHVKELCFMQRHQMIVRHEKELDQVKKMLQRKEEDMIKKQALEKRALPKRIRAERKARDLMFRESLRISTNLDPEVERERLKKFQEQEKKRYTLEERRFEIKHQKQLEELRATREGAIRELEQLQNEKRKALVEHEQAKLTDIDERLKAELREWKEQLVPRKQASG